A portion of the Hymenobacter gelipurpurascens genome contains these proteins:
- a CDS encoding UDP-N-acetylmuramoyl-tripeptide--D-alanyl-D-alanine ligase, with protein MADLAALYARFKASTAVSTDSRQPQDGTLFFALNGPSFRGRDFAPQALAAGARHAVVDDETLAAQDPEHYTYAPDPLVALQDLARYHRSQLIIPVLAITGSNGKTTTKELVNAVLSKRYRVQYTRGNLNNHIGVPLTLLSIRAGEHDLAIVEMGANHQGEIAMLCGLACPTHGLITNIGKAHLEGFGGEEGIALGKSELFRFLAGSGGTAFVNTLDPRLPGLAAAVPHSITYPNATDTYPATLLSAAPQVVFRLFNGETVEAQITGGYNFPNLAAAAAVGAYFEVANTDIEAALARYSPTNNRSQLVRTAHNDVVLDAYNANPSSMSAALRSFATRPGNAADKVVVLGDMFELGEASEAEHRELGHLLQSLRFGKVLLIGTHMQHATTQADFLHFATKPEAATWLQTHPLRDQQVLIKGSRGMGLESLLELV; from the coding sequence TTTTTTGCCCTGAACGGCCCCAGCTTCCGGGGCCGCGATTTTGCGCCTCAGGCCCTGGCCGCGGGTGCCCGCCATGCGGTAGTAGACGACGAAACCCTGGCCGCCCAGGACCCCGAGCATTACACGTACGCCCCCGATCCGCTGGTGGCGCTGCAGGACCTGGCCCGTTATCATCGCAGCCAGCTCATTATCCCGGTGCTGGCCATTACCGGCTCCAACGGCAAAACCACCACAAAAGAACTGGTTAATGCGGTTCTGAGTAAGCGCTACCGCGTGCAGTATACCCGTGGCAACCTCAACAACCATATTGGCGTGCCCCTCACGCTGCTCAGCATCCGGGCCGGTGAGCACGACCTTGCTATTGTGGAAATGGGCGCCAACCACCAGGGGGAAATTGCGATGCTATGTGGCCTAGCGTGTCCCACGCACGGCCTCATCACCAACATTGGCAAGGCCCATCTGGAGGGCTTTGGAGGCGAGGAAGGCATTGCCCTGGGCAAGAGTGAGCTGTTCCGGTTCCTGGCTGGTTCGGGCGGTACAGCCTTCGTGAACACGCTGGACCCTCGCCTGCCTGGCCTAGCGGCGGCCGTGCCGCATTCCATCACCTACCCAAATGCTACCGATACGTATCCGGCCACGTTGCTGAGCGCAGCTCCGCAGGTAGTTTTCCGTTTGTTTAATGGCGAGACGGTGGAAGCCCAGATTACCGGCGGCTATAACTTCCCCAACCTAGCCGCTGCCGCCGCTGTTGGTGCCTATTTCGAAGTAGCCAACACCGACATAGAAGCCGCCCTGGCCCGCTACTCTCCCACCAACAACCGCTCCCAGTTGGTGCGCACGGCTCACAACGATGTGGTGCTGGATGCCTATAACGCCAACCCCAGCAGCATGAGCGCGGCCCTGCGCAGCTTCGCTACGCGCCCCGGCAATGCGGCTGATAAGGTGGTAGTGCTGGGGGATATGTTTGAACTAGGCGAGGCCAGTGAGGCCGAACACCGCGAGCTAGGCCACCTGTTGCAAAGCTTGCGCTTTGGAAAAGTGCTACTCATTGGCACGCACATGCAGCACGCCACCACTCAGGCCGATTTCCTGCATTTTGCCACCAAGCCCGAAGCCGCGACCTGGCTCCAGACTCATCCGCTACGAGACCAGCAGGTGCTCATTAAGGGCTCCCGCGGCATGGGCCTGGAGAGCTTGCTGGAACTAGTATAA
- the rfbC gene encoding dTDP-4-dehydrorhamnose 3,5-epimerase, giving the protein MEIKHHALAGVVEFTPRVFGDARGAFFESFSAKTMRDAGVDVEWVQDNQSRSMRGVLRGLHFQKPPYAQAKLVRVAQGRALDVVVDIRRESPTYGQHVCVELDATRFNMLYIPEGFAHGFAALEDDTLFLYKCSNYYQPSSEGGILWNDPALAINWQLTDPVISPKDAVQPLLQDMQSPF; this is encoded by the coding sequence ATGGAGATAAAGCATCATGCCCTCGCCGGCGTTGTAGAATTTACGCCCCGGGTTTTCGGGGATGCCCGTGGGGCCTTTTTTGAGTCATTCAGCGCGAAAACCATGCGTGACGCGGGCGTAGATGTGGAGTGGGTGCAGGACAACCAATCGCGTTCCATGCGTGGGGTGCTGCGCGGCCTGCATTTTCAGAAGCCCCCCTATGCGCAAGCCAAGCTGGTACGCGTGGCCCAGGGCCGGGCCCTGGATGTGGTGGTAGACATTCGGCGCGAGTCGCCTACCTATGGGCAGCATGTGTGCGTAGAGCTGGATGCAACCCGCTTCAATATGCTCTATATCCCCGAGGGCTTTGCCCACGGTTTTGCCGCGCTGGAAGACGACACTCTGTTTCTATATAAGTGCAGTAACTATTACCAGCCTAGCTCAGAAGGTGGCATCCTCTGGAACGATCCGGCTTTGGCTATAAACTGGCAGCTCACCGACCCCGTCATTTCGCCGAAAGATGCCGTGCAGCCGTTGCTGCAGGATATGCAAAGCCCGTTCTAG